TTCGAGCTGCCGCCTCGGTAAACGCAAGCGGAGCATCCTGTGCAGTTTCACTCATAGTCACACCAAACCTTTTCAATGCCGCGCATTTTGACTAAACCAACCAAATTAGTCAAGTATTACGGCATCAGTGCGACCTGTTCGAGGCCTGAACGCTCCGGCAGATCAAACATCAGGTTCATGATCTGCACTGCCTGACCGGATGCCCCTTTGACCAGATTGTCGATAACCGACAGCACAACAACGACATCTTCCCCCTGCGGCTGGTGCACACTGATGCGGCACATATTGGAGCCTTTCACACTGCGTGTTTCAGGGTGGCTGCCGGCCGGCATCACATCAACAAATGGCTCATTGCGATAGCGCTCTTCAAACAGCGCCTGCAAATCAGGCCCCACTGGATCCTTCAGCACAGAGTACAGGGTTGCATGAATACCACGAATCATCGGCATCAGGTGTGGCGAGAAGGTTAGTCCCACCGGGCGTTCAGCGATACCGGACAGACCCTGACGAATCTCCGGCAGATGGCGATGACCGGGCACACCGTAGGCCTTGACGCTTTCGCTGGCTTCACACAGCAGAGTACCCACGCTGGCACCACGTCCCGCACCGCTGGCACCTGACTTGCAGTCCGCAATCAGGCGACGGTGATCAACCAGCTTGCTTTCCAGCAGTGGCAGATAACCCAACTGCACGG
This DNA window, taken from Marinobacterium iners, encodes the following:
- the argC gene encoding N-acetyl-gamma-glutamyl-phosphate reductase; amino-acid sequence: MVKVGIVGGTGYTGVELLRLLANHPQARVEVITSRSEEGIPVADMYPNLRGHHDITFTVPDVDRLAACDVVFFATPHGVAMSMAPELVERGVRVIDLGADFRIKDIELWEKWYNLKHTCPDLVAKAVYGLPELNRDQIKGAELIGCAGCYPTAVQLGYLPLLESKLVDHRRLIADCKSGASGAGRGASVGTLLCEASESVKAYGVPGHRHLPEIRQGLSGIAERPVGLTFSPHLMPMIRGIHATLYSVLKDPVGPDLQALFEERYRNEPFVDVMPAGSHPETRSVKGSNMCRISVHQPQGEDVVVVLSVIDNLVKGASGQAVQIMNLMFDLPERSGLEQVALMP